Sequence from the Pseudomonas sp. LS.1a genome:
TCACATGCCGGTAGAGGCCCATATGGTCGTAATAGCCGTGCAGCAGGAACAGCGTCGCGGTCGGCTGTTCGGGTAGCCAGACCTGCCCGACCAGGTCGAACCCGGCAGCCTGAAAGCCACCCAGCCAGCTATGTGCCGGCAGGTTCAGGCCATAGAAGCGCTGGTAGTCCTGCGCCTGCGCCGACAACGGCTGGCGAGCGGTCAGCGGCGCCAGGCTGGTGCGCAGGAGGTCAGGGTGAAAGGCAGCGGGCATCGGGTACATCCACAGTGAAGCAAGTATTGATCTGGGATATTCAGCTCTGGCTGGCGTCGTGGCAAGCTTGCTCACCTTCGAACCACCAGCACCGCTCCTACAGGGACCGCGGAAACTTCATGAAGACTCGGCTCATCAAACCGCTGTGCACGGCAATCACCCTTCTGGTCGGCGTGACCATCCTCTGGCAGGCCTACACCACCTTCCAGGCCCGCTACCTGCGACCGTTCGACAACCAGGCGACGCTGTTCGATGGTAGCCAGCTGCGACTGCCCACCGAACTGGCTGGCCCCGGCCCGATCCGGGTAGTGCATTTCTGGGACCCGGCCTGCCCGTGCAACGTCGGCAACCAGCAGCACCTGGGCGACCTGGTCAGCCAGTTCGCCAGCCAGGGCGTGATCTTCCACGTGCTGCAAAAGCCCGGCAGCCACGGCCAACTGCCCGCCAACCTCACCGCCCTCAAGCCACTCGCCGGCCTGCCCGGCAGCGAACACCTGCCCGCCTCCCCGGCGGTGGCTATCTGGGACCGGCAAGGCCACCTCGCCTACTTCGGCCCCTACAGTGAAGGCGCGGTGTGCAACGCCAGCAACAGCTTCATCGAACCGGTCCTCAAGGCGCTGCTCGACGGCCGCCAGGTGAGCGCCTCCAATACCCTGGCGGTGGGCTGCTACTGCTCTTGGGCCGGCTGACGCACCCGAGCCGGGTTGCCCACGACTACCGCGCCCGCCGGCACGTCACGGGTGACCACGCTACCGGCACCCACCACGGCGTTGTCACCGATGGTCACCCCCGGCAGGATGATCGCCGCGCCGCCGATCCACACATTGTTGCCGATGGTCACCGGCCGACCGCTCTCCAGCCCGGTGCGGCGCACCTCGGGGTCGAGCGGGTGGTCGGCGGTATAGATCTGCACGTTGGGGCCGATCTGGCAGTCGTCACCGATTCGCACCGGCAGCACGTCGAGGATCACGCAGCTGAAATTCATGAAGGTATTGCGGCCGACGCTGATGTTGTAGCCATAGTCGCAATAGAACGGCGGGCGGATCACCGCGCCTTCACCGACCTGGCCAAAGTGCTCTAGCAGCAGCCCGTGACGTGCGTCGTTGAGCAACTCGACACTGCTGTTGTAGCGGTGCATCCAGTGCTTGTTGGCGATCTGCTCGGCCTGCAGCTCGGGGCAGCCAGCGTGATAGAGCTGGCCTGTAAGCATTTTCTGTTTTTCGCTAAGGGACATGGAAACTCCTTCCTGGGGCTATGCTCTGTTCGCGAATCCGCCGATCATCGGACCACATTTTTCGCTTGAACGCACAAGGAGCCTGCATGAAGCGCAGCCTGACCCTGTTGGCCGTGGTAGTTGCCGTGGCCGCCGGCGCCGGATACTGGTATGTGCAGGGCAAGCTGCCACAACGCGAGGGCGAGGTGGCCATCGCCGGCCTGCAGGCCCCGGTCAGCGTGCGCTACGACGCCCGCGGCGTACCGCACCTGCAGGCGCAGAGCGAACCGGACCTGTACCGTGCCCTCGGTTACGTGCATGCCCAGGACCGGCTGTTCCAGATGGAGATCCTGCGCCGCCTTGCCCGGGGCGAGCTGGCCGAGGTGCTGGGTGACAAGCTGCTGCCCACCGACACCCTGTTCCGCAGCCTGCGCATTCGCGAGCAGGCAGCACTGATGGCCAAGCGTCAGGACCGGCAAGCGCCCGCCTGGCAAGCCCTGCAGGCCTACCTTGAGGGGGTGAACAGCTGGCAGGCCAGCCACCCCAAGCCCATGGAGTTCGACCTGCTGGGCATCACTGCGCGCCCGTTCAGCGCCGAAGACACCCTGAGCATCGCCGGCTACCTGGCCTACAGCTTTGCCGCCGCGTTTCGCACCGAGCCCGCGCTGACCTACATTCGCGACCAGTTGGGCCCCGAGTACCTGAACATCTTCGATCTCGCCTGGCAGCCCGAGGGCGCCTTGGGTACACCGCTGGCCGCTGCCGACTGGCAAAGCCTGGAAGCCCTCGCCCGCCTCAGCCATGAAGCACTGGGTGACGCGGGCATCCCGCAATTCGAGGGCAGTAACGCCTGGGCCGTGGCCGGTAGCCGTACCCGCAGTGGCAAGCCACTGCTGGCCGGCGACCCGCACATCGGTTTCGCGGTGCCGGCGGTGTGGTACGAGGCCGAGCTGTCGGCGCCCGGTTTCAACCTGTATGGCTACTTCCAGGCGCTCAACCCGTTCGCCCTGCTCGGCCACAACCGCGACTTTGGCTGGAGCCTGACCATGTTCCAGAACGACGACGTCGACCTGATCGCCGAACGCACCAACCCGGCCGACGCCAACCAGGTGATGGTCGATGGCAAATGGCAGGCGTTGGAGAAGACCGAGCAGCAGATCGCCGTCAAAGGCGAAGCACCGGTCACCCTCAGCCTGCGCCGCTCGCCCCACGGCCCGATCGTCAACGACGTGCTGGGCGCCACCGCCGGGCCCACGCCTATCGCCATGTGGTGGGCGTTCCTGGAAACCGAAAACCCGATTCTCGACGGTTTCTACCAGCTCAACCGCGCCAATACCCTGGGCAAGATGCGCGAGGCCGCGGCCAAGGTGCATGCGCCGGGGCTGAACCTGGTCTGGGCCAATGCCCGTGGCGATATCGGCTGGTGGGCGGCGGCGCAGTTGCCGATTCGCCCCGACGGCGTCGATCCCGCGTTCATCCTCGACGGTGGCAGTGCGCAGGCCGACAAGCTCGGCTTCTATCCATTCAGCGTCAACCCGCAACAGGAGAACCCGGCGCGCGGCTACATTGTCTCGGCCAACTACCAGCCGCCGGCGGTGGTGCCGGTACCGGGCTATTACAACCTGCCGGACCGTGGCCGCCAGCTCGACCGCCACCTGGCCGACCCCGAGGTGAAGTGGGACACCCAAAACAGCCAGGCGCTGCAACTGGACACTGCCAGCGACCATGGCCCGCGCACCCTTGCACCACTGCTGGCAACGCTACGTGCAGTGGCCGAAGGTGACGAAGAGAAAGAGCTGGTCGAGCAACTGGCAGCCTGGGGCGGCGACTACCCGCTCGACTCTACCAGCGCCACACTGTTCAACCAGTTCCTCTACGAACTGGCATTCGCGGCCCTGCATGACGAACTGGGCGACACCTGGTTCCCGGTGCTGATCAGCACCCGCGCCATCGACGCCGCCCTGCCGCGCCTGGCGGCGGATGCCGATTCGCCCTGGTGGAGCACTCGCGGAGGCAACCAGCGCACCGACCGTACCGCCGTGGTACGCACGGCGTGGCAGAACAGCTTGAAGCACCTGCGGGAGACTGTGGGCAGTGACCCGGCCAGCTGGCAGTGGGGCAAGGCGCATACCCTGACCCACAACCACCCGCTGGGGGTCAAAAAGCCGCTGAACCTGCTGTTCAACGTCGGCCCGTTCGCTGCACCGGGCACCCATGAAGTGCCGAACAACCTCTCGGCGAAAATCGGCCCGGCGCCATGGCCGGTGACCTATGGGCCGTCGACTCGGCGGCTGGTCGACTTTGCCGATGCCGGGCAGGCGCTGACCAGCAACCCGGTCGGCCAGAGTGGTGTGCCGTTCGACAGGCATTTTGCGGATCAGGCCGAAGGGTATGTGCAGGGGCAGTACCAGAAGGCGCAGATGGGGGTGATTCCGGCGCAGAGTACCTTGCGTCTGGTGCCAGTACCGTAGGGCTGCAAAGCGGCCCTCGACAATTTCGAATACCCTACAGCACTCCCGGCCGAGACCCATTCCATGCAAAGACACTTCATCGAAATCGACGGCGCCCGCATGAGCTACATCGACCAGGGCCAGGGTTTCCCGGTCCTGCTCGGCCACAGCTACCTGTGGTCCGCCGAGATGTGGCAGCCACAAATCGAGGCCTTGTCAGCACACTTCCGCGTCATCGTCCCCGAACTGTGGGGCCACGGCGGCTCCGATGCTCCGCCTGCCACGACCATCGACATGAGCGCCCTGGCCCGCCAGCATCTGGCACTGCTGGACGCCCTGGACATTGGCAAATGCCATTTGGTCGGCCTGTCGGTCGGCGGCATGTGGGGCGCGCAACTGGCCCTGGAACACCCCGAGCGGGTAGACCGCCTGGTGCTGATGGACACTTACCTCGGCGCCGAGCCGGAGGCGACCCGGCTCAAGTACTTCGGCCTGCTCGACGCCGCCAGTGCTGCGGGGCTGTTCCCGGAGCCATTGTTGGATATCGTCGTGCCGATCTTCTTCCATGCAGGCGGGCAGACTGTGCCGGAAGTGCGCGAAGGCTTCCGCGCAGCATTGAAGGCGAACAGCGCCGAGGTGATTCGGCACAGTCTCGATCCGATGGGGCGGGTGATCTTTGGCCGGCCAGACCTGTTGTCACGGCTGGGAGAACTGGCCAGTGAGCGGACCATCGTTGTCTGTGGCGACCAGGACATCCCACGGCCGCCGGAAGAGTCCAATGAAATGGCACGGATCATTGGCTGCCTGGCGGCGCAGATTCCGTTTGCGGGGCATATCTCCAGCCTGGAGAACCCGCGGGTGGTGAATGAATTCCTTTTGAACTGGCTGCCGCGCAACCAGTGATATTGCCGGGGCTGCCTTGCAGCCCTTGTGGGAGCGGGTTCACCCGCGAAGCAGGCAACTCGGTGTATGACACCGGCTTTGCCGGTGTTCGCGGGTGAACCCGCTCCCACAACGGCCCCATTTACCCGACTAACCCTGCCACTTGCCCCCTTCCACAATCACGCTTTCCGGCTTGGTGTCATCGCTCAGTTCCTTGCGTACATACTGGTCATACAGCTTCAGCAGAAACTTCTCCTCCCCCAGCTTGGCCAGCTCGGCATTCACCCAGTCACGCAGCTCGGTGTTGCCCTTCTTCACCGCCGGTGCAATCGGGGCTTCTTCACCCAGCAGCTCAGGCAGCACGCGGTAGCCCGGGTTCTGCTTGGCCCAGCTGAACAGAATCAGGTTGTCCTGTGCATAGGCATCGCCACGTCCGGTGGCCAGCGCTTGCAGCGACTCGCTGTTCTTCTCGAACTTGAGCAGTTTCCAGTCCGGATGGTTCTTGGTCAGCCAGATATCAGCGGTAGTGCCGGTGGTGACGATGATGGTCTTGTCGGCCAGGTCGTCGAGCTTCTGCACCGGGCTGCCATCCGCGACGATGGCCTGCACGGCAACGCGCAGGTTGGGGTTGGTGAAGTCCACCGCTTCCTTGCGCTCCGGGGTCACGGTCATGTTGGCGAGGATCAGGTCGACCTTGTCGCTCTGCAGGAACGGGATACGGCTGGCCGGCTCCACGGCAACGAACTCGACCTTGTTTTCATCGCCCAGCAGGTCCTTGGCCAGGCGCCGGCCAATGTCGGTGTCAAAGCCCACGTAGCGGCCCTTTTCATCGACGAAACCGAACGGTGGCTTGTCGGTGAACACCCCGACGATCAGCTTGTCACGGGCCTTGATGGTTTCCAGGTAGCTGGTGGACGGCGAGGCCGCCGCGGGCTTGGGTGGTTCTTCAGCCTTGTTGCAGCCGGCCAGCAGGGCCAGGCCGAACAGCGGCACCAGCAGTTTGGTGAGGTTGGCAGTTTTCATGACAGTTCCTTGTGCAGTGTCTTCGGCAGGCTTTCTACGAAGGAGAATTTCTCCAGGAACTGCTGCGCGCGTGCGGTCCGCGGTCGGGTGAAGAAGCTCTCGGGGTCACCCTGTTCAAGGACCCTGCCGGCCTCCATGAACACGATGCGGTCGGCCACCGCGCGAGCGAAGGCCATTTCGTGGGTAACGATGAGCAAGGTCATACCGTCGCGGGCCAGGCCCTGGATCACCTGCAGCACCTCCTTGACCATTTCCGGGTCGAGGGCCGCGGTAACCTCGTCGAACAGCATCACCTCGGGGTTCATGCACAGCGAGCGCACGATGGCGATGCGCTGTTGCTGGCCCCCGGACAACTGCCGGGGAAAGGCGTCGCGCTTGTCCAGCAGGCCGACCCGCGCCAACAGCGCCTCGGCCTGGGCCTGCGCTTCGGCGCGCTCGCGCTTTTGCACCTTGAGCGGGCCAAGCAGCAGGTTGTCGATCACGCTCATGTGGCCGAACAGGTGATAGCTCTGGAACACCATGCCGACCCGCTGGCGGATTTCGCGCCAATCGGTGCGCGGATCGAGCAGCTCCTGCCCGGCCAGGCGCAAGTGGCCGCCGTGGGCCTGCTCCAGGCCGTTGAGGCAGCGCAGCAGCGTGCTTTTGCCACAGCCGCTGGGGCCGAGAATGACCACCACCTCGCCGGCCGCCACCTGGAGGTCGACGTCCTTGAGCACCTGGTGCTCGCCAAAGAACTTGTTGAAACCCTGGAATTCGATCAATGCGCTCATGAGTGGGCCCAGCGGCGTTCCAGCACGCGTGAAGCGGCGGACAGCGGATAACAGACGATGAAGAAGAACAGGAACAAGGCACCGTAGATCAGCACCGACTCGTAGGTGCGTTCG
This genomic interval carries:
- a CDS encoding DUF6436 domain-containing protein gives rise to the protein MKTRLIKPLCTAITLLVGVTILWQAYTTFQARYLRPFDNQATLFDGSQLRLPTELAGPGPIRVVHFWDPACPCNVGNQQHLGDLVSQFASQGVIFHVLQKPGSHGQLPANLTALKPLAGLPGSEHLPASPAVAIWDRQGHLAYFGPYSEGAVCNASNSFIEPVLKALLDGRQVSASNTLAVGCYCSWAG
- a CDS encoding sugar O-acetyltransferase, giving the protein MSLSEKQKMLTGQLYHAGCPELQAEQIANKHWMHRYNSSVELLNDARHGLLLEHFGQVGEGAVIRPPFYCDYGYNISVGRNTFMNFSCVILDVLPVRIGDDCQIGPNVQIYTADHPLDPEVRRTGLESGRPVTIGNNVWIGGAAIILPGVTIGDNAVVGAGSVVTRDVPAGAVVVGNPARVRQPAQEQ
- a CDS encoding penicillin acylase family protein, with amino-acid sequence MKRSLTLLAVVVAVAAGAGYWYVQGKLPQREGEVAIAGLQAPVSVRYDARGVPHLQAQSEPDLYRALGYVHAQDRLFQMEILRRLARGELAEVLGDKLLPTDTLFRSLRIREQAALMAKRQDRQAPAWQALQAYLEGVNSWQASHPKPMEFDLLGITARPFSAEDTLSIAGYLAYSFAAAFRTEPALTYIRDQLGPEYLNIFDLAWQPEGALGTPLAAADWQSLEALARLSHEALGDAGIPQFEGSNAWAVAGSRTRSGKPLLAGDPHIGFAVPAVWYEAELSAPGFNLYGYFQALNPFALLGHNRDFGWSLTMFQNDDVDLIAERTNPADANQVMVDGKWQALEKTEQQIAVKGEAPVTLSLRRSPHGPIVNDVLGATAGPTPIAMWWAFLETENPILDGFYQLNRANTLGKMREAAAKVHAPGLNLVWANARGDIGWWAAAQLPIRPDGVDPAFILDGGSAQADKLGFYPFSVNPQQENPARGYIVSANYQPPAVVPVPGYYNLPDRGRQLDRHLADPEVKWDTQNSQALQLDTASDHGPRTLAPLLATLRAVAEGDEEKELVEQLAAWGGDYPLDSTSATLFNQFLYELAFAALHDELGDTWFPVLISTRAIDAALPRLAADADSPWWSTRGGNQRTDRTAVVRTAWQNSLKHLRETVGSDPASWQWGKAHTLTHNHPLGVKKPLNLLFNVGPFAAPGTHEVPNNLSAKIGPAPWPVTYGPSTRRLVDFADAGQALTSNPVGQSGVPFDRHFADQAEGYVQGQYQKAQMGVIPAQSTLRLVPVP
- a CDS encoding alpha/beta fold hydrolase; translation: MQRHFIEIDGARMSYIDQGQGFPVLLGHSYLWSAEMWQPQIEALSAHFRVIVPELWGHGGSDAPPATTIDMSALARQHLALLDALDIGKCHLVGLSVGGMWGAQLALEHPERVDRLVLMDTYLGAEPEATRLKYFGLLDAASAAGLFPEPLLDIVVPIFFHAGGQTVPEVREGFRAALKANSAEVIRHSLDPMGRVIFGRPDLLSRLGELASERTIVVCGDQDIPRPPEESNEMARIIGCLAAQIPFAGHISSLENPRVVNEFLLNWLPRNQ
- a CDS encoding transporter substrate-binding domain-containing protein; translation: MKTANLTKLLVPLFGLALLAGCNKAEEPPKPAAASPSTSYLETIKARDKLIVGVFTDKPPFGFVDEKGRYVGFDTDIGRRLAKDLLGDENKVEFVAVEPASRIPFLQSDKVDLILANMTVTPERKEAVDFTNPNLRVAVQAIVADGSPVQKLDDLADKTIIVTTGTTADIWLTKNHPDWKLLKFEKNSESLQALATGRGDAYAQDNLILFSWAKQNPGYRVLPELLGEEAPIAPAVKKGNTELRDWVNAELAKLGEEKFLLKLYDQYVRKELSDDTKPESVIVEGGKWQG
- a CDS encoding amino acid ABC transporter ATP-binding protein, giving the protein MSALIEFQGFNKFFGEHQVLKDVDLQVAAGEVVVILGPSGCGKSTLLRCLNGLEQAHGGHLRLAGQELLDPRTDWREIRQRVGMVFQSYHLFGHMSVIDNLLLGPLKVQKRERAEAQAQAEALLARVGLLDKRDAFPRQLSGGQQQRIAIVRSLCMNPEVMLFDEVTAALDPEMVKEVLQVIQGLARDGMTLLIVTHEMAFARAVADRIVFMEAGRVLEQGDPESFFTRPRTARAQQFLEKFSFVESLPKTLHKELS